One segment of Cellulosilyticum sp. I15G10I2 DNA contains the following:
- a CDS encoding carbohydrate ABC transporter permease has protein sequence MNIKLKKILCITVIICGIAAIGAALIMSFTKSQNTIRGTLLILGAVLEILGFYFMPVKNHRKVINILFLFPLLFAFSITVIMPFIFGIFYSLTDWNGIKFENFIGFQNYITMFKSRDYMYSLGITLVFSIINIIMVNVGAFSLALLCTSGVRGRNFYRTAFFVPNLIGGIVLGYVWQFIFNRVLTTIFAGSLSMLTSPNLAILAIIIVSTWQYAGYIMMIYVTGLQSVPKDVLEASGVDGASGLTTLLKIKMPIIANTFTVCIFLTLVNSFKQFDLNLAITNGGPSRILNGTAILSTEFLALNIYKTAISKNQYALGQTKAVVFFIILAIVSLTQVAISKKKEVEM, from the coding sequence ATGAATATAAAATTGAAAAAGATACTATGTATTACAGTGATTATTTGTGGTATTGCAGCTATAGGTGCAGCTTTAATCATGAGCTTTACAAAAAGCCAGAATACCATACGTGGCACCCTGCTGATTCTAGGTGCAGTTTTGGAGATTTTAGGGTTTTATTTTATGCCTGTTAAAAATCATAGAAAAGTGATTAATATATTATTTTTGTTTCCGCTCCTATTTGCATTTTCTATTACTGTTATTATGCCATTTATTTTTGGGATTTTTTATTCTTTAACGGATTGGAATGGGATTAAGTTTGAAAATTTTATTGGTTTTCAAAACTATATTACCATGTTTAAATCTCGGGATTATATGTATTCACTAGGTATTACATTAGTATTTTCGATCATTAATATCATTATGGTTAATGTCGGTGCATTTTCTTTGGCGCTGCTTTGTACCTCTGGTGTTAGGGGGCGTAATTTCTACCGCACTGCATTTTTCGTTCCTAATCTCATTGGTGGAATCGTACTTGGCTATGTGTGGCAGTTTATTTTTAATAGAGTATTAACGACTATCTTTGCAGGGAGCTTATCTATGCTTACCAGTCCTAATCTAGCTATTTTAGCAATCATTATTGTAAGCACTTGGCAGTATGCAGGATATATTATGATGATTTATGTGACAGGATTACAAAGCGTACCTAAAGATGTACTTGAAGCTTCTGGGGTAGATGGGGCAAGCGGGTTAACGACACTCTTAAAAATAAAAATGCCCATCATTGCCAATACCTTTACGGTATGTATTTTCCTGACCCTTGTGAATTCATTTAAACAATTTGATCTAAACCTTGCGATAACCAATGGGGGCCCTAGTCGTATTTTAAATGGAACAGCCATTTTATCAACTGAGTTTTTGGCTCTTAATATTTATAAAACAGCTATTTCAAAAAACCAATATGCCCTTGGGCAGACAAAAGCAGTTGTGTTTTTTATTATTTTAGCCATTGTGTCACTCACACAGGTTGCTATTAGTAAAAAGAAGGAGGTAGAGATGTAA
- a CDS encoding ABC transporter substrate-binding protein: MNLKKLISTVLTAVMTVTLLVGCGGGSSTDTSVEEKNSGSSTTIRLINGKIEIDEQLKAYAKAYKEKTGVEVVIESIGGGADIASQIKAYLAAGNMPDMFVFGGEGEYQTWKDYVADLSNEPWASDTAVAYVGEDGKTIGFPYAVEGYGLTYNKDLLDKAGIDPAGLTNINAYKEALVKLDSMKDELGITAVVSMAAEAGQMYWSTGNHNFGTYLATGIARDDTTYIDKLKSGEIDRERMTQYGTFVKLLFDYSDKNTLVSGTYDDQLALWAQGKTVFVHQGNWIDPSLPSYNVTFGMGIAPLAFMEEDTDGILADAPSWWAVYNEGKNIPACKDFLNSLASTEDGAKCLVTEAGMISPFASTTIEPTTPLASNLMKWVQAEKTYAWQWTKMPDGFCLNNLGPAYELLARGEVDVDGFVDLMDNAIATLK, from the coding sequence ATGAATTTGAAGAAACTCATATCAACTGTATTAACTGCAGTGATGACGGTAACCTTATTAGTTGGATGTGGCGGAGGCTCATCTACAGACACAAGTGTGGAAGAAAAAAACAGTGGATCAAGCACAACTATTCGTTTGATAAATGGCAAGATTGAAATTGATGAGCAGTTAAAGGCTTATGCAAAAGCCTACAAAGAAAAAACAGGTGTTGAAGTTGTTATAGAATCTATAGGCGGAGGGGCAGATATTGCATCACAAATTAAAGCTTATCTTGCAGCAGGCAACATGCCAGATATGTTTGTATTTGGCGGAGAAGGAGAGTATCAGACTTGGAAAGACTATGTAGCAGATTTAAGCAATGAGCCTTGGGCTTCTGATACGGCAGTTGCTTATGTTGGAGAAGATGGCAAAACAATAGGATTTCCTTATGCGGTAGAAGGATATGGACTTACATATAACAAAGATTTACTAGATAAGGCCGGGATAGATCCAGCAGGACTTACGAATATCAATGCTTACAAAGAAGCCCTTGTAAAATTAGACAGTATGAAAGATGAACTTGGCATCACAGCTGTAGTTTCCATGGCTGCAGAAGCAGGGCAGATGTACTGGTCTACAGGCAACCATAACTTTGGAACTTACCTTGCGACAGGGATTGCCAGGGATGATACGACTTATATTGATAAGTTAAAAAGCGGAGAGATTGACAGAGAACGTATGACGCAATATGGTACTTTTGTAAAACTGTTATTTGATTACTCAGATAAAAATACATTAGTAAGTGGTACTTATGATGATCAGCTTGCATTATGGGCACAAGGTAAAACGGTATTTGTGCATCAGGGCAACTGGATTGATCCATCTCTTCCAAGTTATAATGTTACATTTGGTATGGGTATTGCACCACTGGCATTTATGGAGGAAGATACAGATGGTATCCTTGCAGATGCACCATCGTGGTGGGCGGTATATAACGAAGGCAAAAATATTCCAGCATGTAAAGATTTCTTAAATAGCCTTGCATCTACAGAAGACGGCGCGAAGTGTCTTGTAACAGAAGCGGGGATGATCTCACCTTTTGCATCGACTACAATAGAGCCAACAACTCCACTTGCATCAAATCTTATGAAATGGGTGCAGGCAGAGAAGACCTATGCATGGCAATGGACTAAAATGCCAGATGGTTTTTGCCTCAATAACTTAGGGCCTGCCTATGAGCTTCTTGCAAGAGGTGAGGTAGACGTGGACGGCTTTGTTGATCTGATGGACAATGCAATAGCTACGTTAAAGTAA
- a CDS encoding alpha-glucosidase: MQAKWWHDKTAYQIYPKSFCDTNGDGIGDLRGIINKLDYLKELGIDIIWISPIYCSPCIDQGYDISDYYNIDPMFGTMQDMDELLAEAKKREMYIVMDLVVNHCSDQHEWFKKALEDPEGEYGEYFYIREGKGDQPPCNWRSYFGGSVWEKIPGTNKYYLHMFAKEQPDLNWENPKVRQEIYKMMNWWLDKGLAGFRIDAIINIKKDLRFEDMEPDREDGLCSGYKMLENAEGVEDFLNEMRDQTYGRYDAFAIAELFNYKKEELEHYIGDAGCFSSIFDFSTAMIGASEKGWFDRTPVTPKQYREALFESQLDAQHAGFMANIIENHDEPRGVSRYIPEGECHDKSKKMLAAITLMLRGLPFIYQGQELGMTNNDFESMDMIDDISTKDEYQVALSAGYTHEEALSIVNKHSRDNARTPFHWDDSENAGFTTAKPWLVVNKNYKTINAKSQLEDDKSLFSFYKALIKLRKSEAYKEVLVYGGFSPAFNEHDNLFAFYRKGKDKTLLVLANYQNEDYELMLSENIHQVLINNYDSFIINEGKIMLEPYQVVVLEV; this comes from the coding sequence ATGCAAGCAAAATGGTGGCATGACAAAACGGCTTATCAGATTTATCCAAAGAGTTTTTGTGATACAAATGGAGATGGGATAGGGGATCTTAGAGGTATTATTAATAAGTTAGATTATCTTAAAGAACTCGGGATAGATATTATCTGGATCTCTCCCATTTATTGTTCGCCTTGTATAGATCAAGGCTATGATATCTCAGATTATTATAATATAGACCCGATGTTTGGCACGATGCAGGATATGGATGAACTACTGGCAGAGGCCAAAAAAAGAGAGATGTATATCGTGATGGATCTCGTGGTGAACCACTGCTCCGATCAACATGAGTGGTTTAAGAAGGCACTAGAAGATCCAGAGGGGGAATACGGAGAGTATTTCTATATCCGAGAAGGAAAAGGGGATCAGCCGCCTTGCAACTGGCGGTCGTATTTTGGAGGCAGTGTGTGGGAGAAGATCCCTGGTACCAATAAATATTATTTACATATGTTTGCCAAAGAGCAGCCGGATCTGAACTGGGAAAATCCCAAGGTAAGGCAGGAAATCTATAAGATGATGAATTGGTGGCTTGATAAAGGTCTGGCGGGATTTCGGATTGATGCCATTATCAATATTAAAAAGGATCTTAGGTTTGAAGATATGGAGCCAGACCGGGAAGATGGTCTTTGCAGCGGTTATAAAATGCTTGAAAACGCAGAGGGTGTTGAGGATTTCTTAAATGAGATGCGCGATCAGACATATGGCAGATATGATGCTTTTGCGATCGCCGAATTGTTTAACTATAAAAAAGAAGAGCTTGAACATTATATTGGCGATGCGGGGTGCTTTTCTTCGATCTTTGATTTTAGCACTGCGATGATAGGCGCCAGTGAAAAAGGATGGTTTGACAGAACACCTGTTACACCTAAGCAATATAGAGAGGCACTGTTTGAAAGTCAGTTGGATGCGCAGCACGCGGGCTTTATGGCCAATATCATAGAAAACCACGATGAACCAAGAGGCGTAAGTCGTTATATTCCAGAAGGGGAGTGTCATGATAAGAGTAAGAAGATGCTTGCGGCTATCACACTTATGCTAAGAGGGCTTCCTTTTATTTATCAAGGCCAGGAACTAGGGATGACCAATAATGACTTTGAAAGTATGGATATGATTGATGATATTAGTACTAAGGATGAATATCAAGTCGCATTAAGTGCAGGATATACCCATGAGGAAGCATTAAGCATCGTTAATAAACATAGCCGAGACAATGCCAGAACGCCATTTCATTGGGATGATAGCGAAAATGCGGGATTTACGACTGCAAAGCCATGGCTAGTGGTAAATAAAAATTATAAGACGATCAATGCTAAAAGCCAGTTAGAAGATGATAAATCATTGTTTTCATTCTATAAAGCATTAATCAAACTCCGAAAAAGTGAAGCCTATAAAGAAGTGCTTGTCTATGGCGGATTTTCTCCAGCTTTTAATGAACATGATAATCTATTTGCTTTCTATAGAAAGGGCAAGGATAAAACATTATTAGTACTTGCGAATTATCAGAATGAAGATTATGAACTCATGCTTTCTGAGAATATCCATCAGGTACTCATAAATAATTATGACAGCTTCATAATAAATGAGGGCAAGATCATGCTTGAGCCCTATCAGGTTGTGGTCTTAGAGGTATAA
- a CDS encoding carbohydrate ABC transporter permease, whose translation MKVQNTRTVLLELLAIVLVLFFLFPFVLVVINAAKQSSDIVISPIMLPKEWGQIFINMKNVINNQNFSYWKSFFSSFYITVITLALLSLFSSMAAWVLVRNKTKWSNFIFMLFVAAMVVPFQVVMLPLLSTFRGISQFTGIAMLSSYKGIVFAYLGFGGSLSVFILHGFIKNIPYELEEAALIDGCTPEGTFFKIIFPLLKPIQMTVLILNGIWIWNDFLLPSLMLGLNGRIKTLPIAVTSFVGSYVKQWDLILTATLLAMLPIIILFLFAQKQIIQGIVEGAIK comes from the coding sequence ATGAAAGTACAAAATACTAGAACAGTCCTACTGGAGCTATTAGCCATTGTCCTTGTGTTATTTTTCTTATTTCCTTTTGTTTTGGTGGTGATTAATGCAGCAAAACAGAGCAGTGATATTGTTATTAGCCCGATCATGCTTCCAAAAGAATGGGGGCAGATATTTATTAATATGAAAAATGTTATTAACAATCAAAATTTTAGCTACTGGAAATCTTTCTTTAGTTCTTTTTATATCACGGTTATTACATTAGCCTTATTGTCATTATTTTCAAGTATGGCAGCATGGGTTTTGGTACGTAATAAGACAAAGTGGTCCAATTTTATTTTTATGCTCTTTGTAGCAGCGATGGTTGTGCCTTTTCAGGTCGTTATGCTTCCGCTATTATCTACCTTTAGAGGGATTTCACAGTTTACGGGTATTGCAATGTTAAGCAGCTATAAGGGTATTGTATTTGCATATCTAGGGTTTGGCGGCTCCTTATCTGTTTTTATTCTTCATGGATTTATTAAAAACATCCCTTATGAATTAGAAGAAGCAGCACTCATCGATGGCTGCACGCCGGAGGGGACTTTCTTTAAAATTATTTTTCCGCTGTTAAAGCCTATTCAGATGACTGTTTTAATCTTAAATGGCATCTGGATTTGGAATGACTTCCTATTACCGTCCTTAATGCTTGGCTTAAATGGAAGAATCAAGACACTGCCTATAGCAGTAACCAGTTTTGTAGGCTCTTATGTTAAACAATGGGATTTAATTCTAACAGCGACATTGCTTGCAATGCTCCCAATTATTATCTTGTTTTTATTTGCACAGAAACAGATTATTCAGGGTATTGTAGAAGGCGCAATCAAATAA
- a CDS encoding response regulator transcription factor yields the protein MLNVMIVDDEAIIRRGIATMMPWDKAGQIQVSTAASADEALILASTQAPDILLTDICMLEMDGLKLTEEMQKINKNVKVIILTGYDNFQYAQKACTLGVKDFVLKPIDEERLWDILLKQIEEIQKERQEYTDRRKKNRIEGFSQQIKLEEALKDCIHCRGNASSAAYINEYIHLAESTNMQVVVFIPNKADQNAWEEHKALLHWSIKSLCIEMIDANTYGITFEDDLGRIVVLLTDENNINEAIEVAEKVNDIIFNEYSIQYKIYFGAQIQDINELPKSYEQALSVLESDKNAAQKSARQQDIPKKNQPIQEVVGDIKKLLIDQLDDYAEVNGLLQQLAGAFKRHGVSDRLMRRSCFEIGCDIYWVYYEQTNHFHKEILDELMVTLISCDIKDVISYVEKFIVQLIQQDRQKLHEIIEEACKYIDQQLNEDLSVTKLAEKFYVSPNYFSRLFKRETGKGCNEYIVSKRIERAKMLLISKDYKIARIAAMVGYNDVNYFSLAFKKHTGKSPTEFKE from the coding sequence ATGTTAAATGTGATGATAGTTGATGATGAAGCAATTATTAGAAGAGGGATTGCAACGATGATGCCTTGGGACAAAGCGGGTCAGATTCAAGTCAGCACAGCTGCTTCGGCAGATGAAGCCCTTATTTTGGCTAGTACTCAAGCACCGGATATTCTGCTGACCGATATCTGTATGTTAGAAATGGACGGACTTAAGCTTACAGAAGAAATGCAGAAGATTAATAAGAATGTAAAAGTTATTATCCTTACAGGTTATGATAACTTTCAGTATGCGCAAAAAGCATGCACATTAGGGGTAAAAGATTTTGTATTAAAACCTATTGATGAAGAAAGGCTGTGGGATATTCTTCTAAAGCAGATTGAAGAAATTCAAAAAGAACGGCAGGAGTATACCGATAGGAGAAAAAAGAATCGCATTGAAGGATTTAGCCAACAGATCAAACTTGAAGAAGCGCTAAAAGACTGTATTCATTGCCGCGGCAATGCGAGCAGTGCTGCTTATATCAACGAATATATTCACCTCGCTGAATCGACTAATATGCAGGTTGTGGTTTTTATCCCGAACAAGGCAGATCAAAATGCATGGGAAGAGCATAAAGCACTTCTGCATTGGTCTATTAAAAGCTTATGTATTGAGATGATTGATGCCAATACATATGGTATTACCTTTGAAGATGATTTGGGAAGAATTGTTGTTTTGCTGACGGACGAGAACAATATTAACGAAGCAATAGAAGTAGCAGAAAAGGTTAATGATATTATTTTTAATGAATATTCAATTCAATATAAAATTTATTTTGGTGCTCAGATACAGGATATTAATGAACTACCGAAGTCTTACGAACAAGCACTATCTGTTTTAGAGTCAGATAAAAATGCAGCGCAAAAGTCTGCGCGGCAGCAAGATATACCTAAAAAAAATCAGCCCATTCAGGAGGTAGTAGGAGACATTAAAAAGCTTCTTATAGATCAACTCGACGATTATGCAGAGGTAAATGGGTTATTGCAGCAACTTGCCGGAGCTTTTAAGCGGCATGGGGTATCAGATCGATTGATGCGTCGCAGCTGCTTTGAAATTGGGTGCGACATTTATTGGGTCTATTATGAGCAGACCAATCATTTTCATAAAGAAATTCTTGATGAATTGATGGTCACGCTGATTTCATGTGATATAAAAGATGTTATTAGTTATGTTGAGAAGTTTATTGTACAGCTTATTCAGCAGGACAGACAAAAGCTTCATGAGATTATAGAAGAAGCTTGTAAGTATATTGATCAACAATTAAATGAAGATCTTTCGGTTACAAAACTAGCGGAGAAGTTTTATGTATCACCTAATTATTTCTCTAGATTATTTAAACGAGAGACTGGTAAAGGGTGTAATGAGTACATTGTTTCTAAACGTATAGAAAGAGCCAAGATGCTGCTTATTTCAAAAGACTATAAAATTGCCAGAATTGCAGCGATGGTAGGTTATAACGATGTCAATTATTTTTCTCTTGCTTTTAAAAAACACACTGGAAAATCCCCGACAGAATTTAAGGAGTAG
- a CDS encoding NAD(P)-dependent alcohol dehydrogenase, which produces MNRMRAAVMEKIGEIKLQEREMPVPDENEVLVKIEYVGVCGSDMHYYQHGRIGNFVVKDPIVLGHECAGRIVGVGKNVKNLHQGDLVALEPGVPCGKCTFCMTGRYHLCSDVRFMATPPYDGAFVEYVTHPENLTFKLPEGMGTMEGALIEPLAVGFHAVSQSGGTVGQTAVVLGAGCIGLVTMLTLKSIGISSVYIVDIIPKRLEKARELGAACVIDGKEDVLEEIMKLTNGEGVDLVFETAGSDITTKLTPHLVKRGGTITLVGMCENPEISYDFGSILDKEVTIKSVFRYKNIYPSAINAVASGAIPIGKIVSDIYDFNEIAKAVEYNVAHKADITKMVIKM; this is translated from the coding sequence ATGAATAGAATGCGTGCGGCGGTTATGGAAAAAATAGGAGAAATTAAGCTTCAGGAAAGAGAAATGCCTGTGCCGGATGAAAATGAAGTTTTAGTTAAAATAGAATATGTAGGGGTATGTGGTTCTGATATGCATTACTACCAACATGGAAGGATTGGTAATTTTGTTGTTAAAGATCCAATTGTCTTAGGCCATGAATGCGCTGGAAGGATAGTAGGTGTAGGAAAAAATGTAAAGAATCTACATCAAGGGGATCTGGTAGCATTAGAGCCTGGCGTGCCTTGCGGAAAATGTACATTTTGTATGACCGGGAGGTATCATTTGTGTTCAGATGTAAGGTTTATGGCAACACCACCTTATGATGGGGCATTTGTTGAATATGTTACCCATCCGGAGAATCTAACTTTTAAACTGCCTGAAGGTATGGGCACAATGGAAGGCGCACTTATTGAACCCTTAGCTGTTGGGTTTCATGCAGTCAGTCAATCCGGAGGCACAGTGGGGCAAACAGCGGTTGTGCTAGGAGCAGGCTGTATTGGGCTTGTAACGATGCTTACTTTAAAAAGTATAGGTATTTCTTCAGTATATATTGTTGATATTATTCCAAAGAGACTTGAAAAAGCGAGAGAGCTAGGTGCTGCTTGTGTAATTGATGGTAAAGAAGATGTCCTAGAAGAAATTATGAAATTGACCAATGGGGAGGGTGTAGATTTAGTATTTGAAACAGCAGGCAGTGATATCACAACAAAGCTTACACCGCATTTAGTCAAAAGAGGAGGGACCATTACTTTAGTTGGAATGTGCGAAAACCCAGAGATTAGTTATGATTTTGGATCTATTCTGGATAAGGAAGTAACGATTAAGTCTGTATTTAGATATAAGAATATATATCCTTCAGCAATTAATGCAGTAGCATCCGGAGCGATACCTATTGGAAAAATTGTGTCTGATATTTATGATTTTAATGAGATAGCTAAAGCGGTAGAGTATAATGTAGCGCATAAAGCTGATATTACAAAGATGGTTATTAAGATGTAA